A single genomic interval of Lathyrus oleraceus cultivar Zhongwan6 chromosome 7, CAAS_Psat_ZW6_1.0, whole genome shotgun sequence harbors:
- the LOC127105324 gene encoding uncharacterized protein LOC127105324 isoform X2, whose protein sequence is MATQLEPWHSLAGKIVLITGASSGIGRDLCFDLAPAGCRLILAARRIDQLQSVCNEINQQLLSHETKNFRAVAIELDIAADGSTIEKCVQKAWEAFGHIDVLINNAGVRGNVSSPLDLSEEEWNKVFKTNLTGTWLVSKYVCKLMHDSNRKGSIINISSISGLERGQLPGATAYASSKAGVNMLTKVMALELGRYKIRVNSISPGIFKSEMTENLMKKDWLNNVVIKTVPLKSYGTSDPALTSIVRYLIHDSSEYVTGNIFIVDAGATLPGVPIFSSL, encoded by the exons ATGGCAACGCAATTGGAGCCTTGGCACAGTCTAGCCGGAAAAATTGTTCTCATTACCGGCGCTTCTTCTGGCATTGGTCGTGACTTATGCTTCGATCTTGCTCCAGCTGGCTGTCGCCTCATCTTGGCAGCTCGCCGGATAGACCAACTTCAGTCCGTCTGCAACGAAATCAATCAACAGTTACTGTCACATGAAACGAAAAACTTCCGTGCCGTTGCAATAGAGCTTGATATCGCGGCGGACGGCTCCACCATAGAGAAGTGCGTGCAGAAGGCATGGGAAGCTTTTGGGCATATTGATGTGTTGATAAATAATGCTGGTGTTAGAG GAAATGTGAGTTCACCCTTGGATTTGTCTGAGGAGGAATGGAATAAAGTGTTTAAAACAAACCTAACTGGTACATGGTTGGTTTCAAAATATGTATGCAAACTCATGCATGATTCAAACAGAAAAGGATCAATCATCAATATCTCTTCAATTTCTGGCTTAGAAAGAGGACAATTACCTGGAGCTACTGCATATGCTTCTTCAAAAGCAGGTGTCAACATGCTAACAAAG GTGATGGCTTTGGAATTGGGTAGATATAAAATAAGAGTGAACTCAATATCACCTGGAATTTTCAAATCTGAAATGACTGAAAATTTAATGAAGAAAGATTGGCTAAACAACGTGGTCATAAAAACAGTGCCATTGAAAAGCTATGGCACTTCAGATCCAGCATTAACATCAATTGTTCGCTACTTAATTCATGATTCTTCCGAGTATGTCACCGGAAATATTTTTATCGTTGACGCCGGTGCTACCTTACCTGGCGTGCCTATTTTTTCATCACTATGA
- the LOC127105324 gene encoding uncharacterized protein LOC127105324 isoform X1, which yields MSSHKPIPVIKQLEPWHSLAGKIVLITGASSGIGRDLCFDLAPAGCRLILAARRIDQLQSVCNEINQQLLSHETKNFRAVAIELDIAADGSTIEKCVQKAWEAFGHIDVLINNAGVRGNVSSPLDLSEEEWNKVFKTNLTGTWLVSKYVCKLMHDSNRKGSIINISSISGLERGQLPGATAYASSKAGVNMLTKVMALELGRYKIRVNSISPGIFKSEMTENLMKKDWLNNVVIKTVPLKSYGTSDPALTSIVRYLIHDSSEYVTGNIFIVDAGATLPGVPIFSSL from the exons GCAATTGGAGCCTTGGCACAGTCTAGCCGGAAAAATTGTTCTCATTACCGGCGCTTCTTCTGGCATTGGTCGTGACTTATGCTTCGATCTTGCTCCAGCTGGCTGTCGCCTCATCTTGGCAGCTCGCCGGATAGACCAACTTCAGTCCGTCTGCAACGAAATCAATCAACAGTTACTGTCACATGAAACGAAAAACTTCCGTGCCGTTGCAATAGAGCTTGATATCGCGGCGGACGGCTCCACCATAGAGAAGTGCGTGCAGAAGGCATGGGAAGCTTTTGGGCATATTGATGTGTTGATAAATAATGCTGGTGTTAGAG GAAATGTGAGTTCACCCTTGGATTTGTCTGAGGAGGAATGGAATAAAGTGTTTAAAACAAACCTAACTGGTACATGGTTGGTTTCAAAATATGTATGCAAACTCATGCATGATTCAAACAGAAAAGGATCAATCATCAATATCTCTTCAATTTCTGGCTTAGAAAGAGGACAATTACCTGGAGCTACTGCATATGCTTCTTCAAAAGCAGGTGTCAACATGCTAACAAAG GTGATGGCTTTGGAATTGGGTAGATATAAAATAAGAGTGAACTCAATATCACCTGGAATTTTCAAATCTGAAATGACTGAAAATTTAATGAAGAAAGATTGGCTAAACAACGTGGTCATAAAAACAGTGCCATTGAAAAGCTATGGCACTTCAGATCCAGCATTAACATCAATTGTTCGCTACTTAATTCATGATTCTTCCGAGTATGTCACCGGAAATATTTTTATCGTTGACGCCGGTGCTACCTTACCTGGCGTGCCTATTTTTTCATCACTATGA